Proteins found in one Serinicoccus marinus DSM 15273 genomic segment:
- a CDS encoding FAD-binding and (Fe-S)-binding domain-containing protein produces the protein MTGVPRTTLEIPWSRLESALGEQLGDGAVSRRPMDLHALAHDASHYLLTPELLVRPTSASQVAAVMAACDRVGAPITFRSGGTSLSGQSVTDAVLVDTRRHFTDVEVLDGGARVRVQPGVTVRAVNARLAPYHRKLGPDPASEGACTLGGVIANNSSGMHCGTELNTYATLESLTFVLPSGTVIDSGAPDAEAELAAREPELVAGLLALRRQVLADPDSVATIRRLFSMKNTMGYGINALLDYERPLDMLVHLMVGSEGTLGFVASAVLATVPVHPEVATGLLVLDTIAEATGAVPALAGTDVATAELLDAASLRVAQQDPACPPQIASLAIEEHAALLVEWQGDTPAELDATLASAAATLDGLALTEPARLTRNARERAALWRVRKGLFSAVAEARPAGTNALLEDVVVGVDVLGETCVALTELFDTHRYEQSVIFGHARDGNVHFLLNERFDDPDAMRRYAAFTEDMVDLVLGQGGSLKAEHGTGRIMAPFVRRQYGDELYDVMWQLKRLVDPRGLLNPAAVLSDEPTSYLQDLKTAPPVEEEVDRCVECGYCEPVCPSKDLTLTPRQRIVVRRDIQTARAAGDHALADSLERDYDYDGNQTCAVDGMCQSACPVRIDTGALTRRLRRESATRTAQTAWAGAARAWGTVAPLGGLALSAARLVPSGVPVAATRVVRAVAGADAVPLYDPRLPRGGRRRRELDPASPAAVLFSTCIGEMFGTEPGGHRGDLGSGATGALVDLCVRADVPLRTPAGIRDLCCGTPWKSKGLDDGYAVMVDRVVPALREATEGGRLPVVVEASSCAEGLVVMLAERAPELRVVDAVDFVRDTVLPRLAVRRTDRTVVVHPTCSSERSGSTEALVALARAVSTDVVVPVSWGCCAFAGDRGLLHPELTASATAAEAAEVAGIVARVTPSPAAEPGFVSSNRTCEIGMTRATGHPYRHVLELLAEASRA, from the coding sequence ATGACGGGCGTGCCGCGGACGACCCTGGAGATCCCCTGGAGCCGGCTCGAGAGCGCGCTCGGCGAGCAGTTGGGAGACGGCGCGGTCAGCCGGCGGCCGATGGACCTGCACGCGCTCGCGCACGACGCGTCGCACTACCTGTTGACGCCCGAGCTGCTCGTCCGCCCCACTTCCGCGAGCCAGGTGGCCGCGGTGATGGCCGCCTGCGACCGCGTGGGCGCGCCCATCACCTTCCGTTCCGGCGGCACCAGCCTCTCCGGGCAGTCCGTCACCGACGCGGTGCTGGTCGACACCCGCCGGCACTTCACCGATGTCGAGGTGCTCGACGGCGGGGCCCGTGTCCGGGTCCAGCCGGGGGTGACGGTGCGTGCGGTGAACGCCCGGCTCGCGCCCTACCACCGCAAGCTCGGGCCGGATCCGGCCAGCGAGGGCGCCTGCACGCTCGGCGGCGTCATCGCCAACAACTCGAGCGGCATGCACTGCGGCACCGAGCTCAACACCTACGCCACGCTCGAGTCGCTGACCTTCGTGCTGCCCTCGGGCACCGTCATCGACTCGGGCGCCCCGGACGCCGAGGCGGAGCTGGCGGCCAGGGAGCCCGAGCTGGTGGCCGGGCTGCTGGCCCTGCGCCGGCAGGTGCTCGCCGACCCGGACTCGGTCGCGACGATCCGGCGGCTGTTCTCGATGAAGAACACCATGGGCTACGGCATCAACGCGCTGCTCGACTACGAGCGGCCGCTCGACATGCTCGTGCACCTCATGGTGGGCAGCGAGGGCACGCTCGGCTTCGTCGCCTCCGCCGTCCTGGCGACCGTGCCCGTCCACCCCGAGGTAGCCACCGGTCTCCTCGTCCTCGACACCATCGCCGAGGCCACCGGCGCAGTCCCCGCGCTGGCCGGGACCGACGTCGCCACCGCCGAGCTGCTCGACGCCGCGTCGCTGCGGGTGGCCCAGCAGGACCCGGCCTGTCCGCCCCAGATCGCCTCCCTCGCCATCGAGGAGCACGCCGCGCTGCTGGTCGAGTGGCAGGGCGACACCCCCGCCGAGCTGGACGCCACGTTGGCGTCGGCGGCCGCCACCCTCGACGGGCTGGCGCTGACCGAGCCTGCCCGGCTCACCCGGAACGCCCGGGAGCGCGCCGCGCTGTGGAGGGTCCGCAAGGGGCTGTTCTCCGCCGTCGCCGAGGCCCGCCCCGCCGGCACCAACGCGCTGCTCGAGGATGTCGTCGTCGGCGTCGACGTGCTCGGGGAGACCTGCGTCGCGCTGACCGAGCTGTTCGACACGCACCGCTACGAGCAGTCGGTCATCTTCGGGCACGCCCGCGACGGCAACGTCCACTTCCTGCTCAACGAGCGCTTCGACGACCCCGATGCGATGCGCCGCTACGCCGCCTTCACCGAGGACATGGTCGACCTGGTGCTGGGCCAGGGCGGCTCGCTCAAGGCCGAGCACGGGACCGGCCGCATCATGGCCCCCTTCGTCCGGCGGCAGTACGGCGACGAGCTCTACGACGTCATGTGGCAGCTCAAGCGGCTCGTCGACCCACGTGGACTGCTCAACCCGGCGGCCGTCCTCTCCGACGAGCCCACGTCATACCTGCAGGACCTCAAGACCGCGCCGCCGGTCGAGGAGGAGGTCGACCGGTGCGTCGAGTGCGGCTACTGCGAGCCGGTCTGCCCGTCCAAGGACCTCACGCTCACCCCGCGCCAGCGCATCGTGGTGCGCCGCGACATCCAGACCGCGCGCGCCGCCGGTGACCACGCGCTCGCCGACTCCCTCGAGCGCGACTACGACTACGACGGCAACCAGACCTGCGCCGTCGACGGGATGTGCCAGAGCGCGTGCCCGGTCCGCATCGACACGGGTGCTCTCACCCGGAGGCTGCGCAGGGAGTCCGCCACCCGCACGGCGCAGACGGCCTGGGCAGGGGCGGCGCGGGCCTGGGGCACGGTCGCGCCGCTGGGCGGGCTGGCGCTGAGTGCGGCCCGCCTGGTGCCCTCCGGCGTCCCGGTGGCTGCCACGCGGGTGGTGCGCGCGGTGGCCGGCGCCGACGCCGTACCGCTCTACGACCCGCGCCTGCCGCGCGGCGGCCGGCGTCGCCGTGAGCTCGACCCCGCCTCCCCCGCCGCCGTGCTCTTCAGCACCTGCATCGGCGAGATGTTCGGGACCGAGCCGGGCGGCCACCGCGGCGACCTGGGCTCCGGGGCGACCGGTGCACTCGTCGACCTGTGCGTGCGCGCCGACGTCCCGCTGCGCACGCCGGCCGGTATCCGCGACCTGTGCTGCGGCACCCCATGGAAGTCCAAGGGGCTGGACGACGGGTATGCCGTCATGGTCGACCGGGTCGTCCCGGCCCTGCGGGAGGCCACCGAGGGTGGCCGGCTGCCGGTGGTGGTCGAGGCGTCCTCCTGCGCCGAGGGCCTCGTCGTGATGCTCGCCGAGCGCGCGCCGGAGCTGAGGGTGGTGGACGCCGTCGACTTCGTCCGGGACACCGTGCTCCCCCGGCTCGCCGTACGTCGCACCGACCGCACCGTCGTCGTGCACCCCACCTGCTCCTCCGAGCGGTCCGGCAGCACCGAGGCCCTGGTGGCCCTGGCTCGTGCGGTCTCGACCGACGTGGTGGTGCCGGTGTCCTGGGGCTGCTGTGCCTTCGCCGGGGACCGCGGTCTGCTGCACCCCGAGCTCACCGCCTCGGCCACCGCGGCGGAGGCCGCCGAGGTCGCGGGTATCGTCGCGCGGGTGACCCCGAGCCCGGCCGCCGAGCCCGGCTTCGTCTCCTCGAACCGCACCTGCGAGATCGGGATGACCCGGGCCACCGGCCACCCGTACCGGCACGTGCTCGAGCTGCTCGCCGAGGCGAGCCGGGCATGA
- a CDS encoding M14 family zinc carboxypeptidase — protein sequence MSPAQISRRSLLGWGSLAAIGGSVAGPGVASAAPNFPDPGKDTPLAAIRSYGDMVDQLRKLERSSRYPVTVRTLSEIGTAESLTEQGRELYVATVGTGDTPVWVQGRIHGNEPYGLDSSLTVLKRLATSGAKEWRAIREEFTVHVIPCYNPDGSEGNIRQTILWDRGADAPRLDADGNEQLVDLNRDWAPDAFVARESLAWYEYWTMVKPAYALDIHHQGLKTDRETGEAITFSLGISLAPGGPTLPGIEGGEYDVVTRQMQGHVWLETLNRGFISTDKYDVGYGTVIDIRGGVVSAMMLGLDYNGLNPTGHSNPAVFFETSGNTRDGNIGHKARGKMVKQNVLGLTAWLDGLATGEVFDVDPQIWDDEIPGTPVLQYFTDWGGIIPV from the coding sequence ATGTCCCCTGCCCAGATCTCGCGACGTTCGCTGCTCGGATGGGGGAGCCTGGCCGCGATCGGCGGCTCGGTCGCCGGGCCGGGAGTCGCCTCGGCCGCGCCGAACTTCCCCGACCCCGGCAAGGACACGCCGCTGGCGGCGATCCGCAGCTACGGCGACATGGTGGACCAGCTGCGCAAGCTGGAGCGGAGCAGCCGCTACCCGGTGACGGTGCGGACGCTGTCCGAGATCGGGACCGCCGAGAGCCTCACCGAGCAGGGGCGCGAGCTGTACGTCGCGACCGTCGGCACCGGGGACACGCCGGTGTGGGTGCAGGGCCGGATCCACGGCAACGAGCCCTACGGCCTCGACTCCTCGCTGACCGTGCTCAAGCGCCTGGCCACGAGCGGGGCGAAGGAGTGGCGGGCGATCCGTGAGGAGTTCACCGTCCACGTCATCCCCTGCTACAACCCGGACGGCTCCGAGGGCAACATCCGGCAGACGATCCTGTGGGACCGGGGGGCTGACGCGCCGCGGCTGGACGCCGACGGCAACGAGCAGCTGGTCGACCTCAACCGGGACTGGGCGCCGGACGCCTTCGTCGCGCGCGAGTCGCTGGCGTGGTACGAGTACTGGACGATGGTCAAGCCGGCGTATGCCCTCGACATCCACCACCAGGGCCTGAAGACCGACCGGGAGACGGGCGAGGCCATCACGTTCTCCCTCGGCATCTCGCTGGCCCCCGGTGGGCCGACGCTGCCGGGCATCGAGGGCGGGGAGTACGACGTCGTCACCCGGCAGATGCAGGGCCACGTGTGGCTGGAGACGCTCAACCGCGGCTTCATCAGCACGGACAAGTACGACGTGGGCTACGGCACGGTCATCGACATCCGCGGCGGCGTGGTGTCGGCGATGATGCTCGGGCTCGACTACAACGGCCTCAACCCGACCGGGCACAGCAACCCGGCGGTGTTCTTCGAGACCTCGGGCAACACCCGCGACGGCAACATCGGCCACAAGGCCCGCGGCAAGATGGTCAAGCAGAACGTGCTCGGCCTCACGGCGTGGCTGGACGGGCTGGCGACCGGCGAGGTCTTCGACGTGGACCCGCAGATCTGGGACGACGAGATCCCCGGCACACCGGTGCTGCAGTACTTCACCGACTGGGGCGGGATCATCCCCGTCTGA
- a CDS encoding DUF421 domain-containing protein, translated as METLLDAARDMVTPETGWSAELLLRTVLTTVVMFLAIVLLARLFGTRTFASFTTYDFLTNVAAGSLVASAILSDRMVEATVGLVVLVVLQYAVSSAAARSRAARDVADNDPVVLVQDGQVLAGPMRRARVSRAILDQHLRASGLNRVEEVHLAVLESGGSISVLRRATG; from the coding sequence ATGGAGACGCTCCTCGACGCCGCACGCGACATGGTGACCCCCGAGACCGGTTGGAGCGCCGAGCTGTTGCTGCGCACCGTGCTGACGACCGTGGTGATGTTCCTGGCGATCGTGCTGCTGGCGCGCCTGTTCGGCACGCGAACCTTCGCCTCCTTCACCACCTACGACTTCCTCACCAACGTCGCCGCCGGCTCGCTGGTCGCCAGCGCGATCCTCAGCGACCGGATGGTCGAGGCGACCGTCGGTCTCGTCGTCCTCGTGGTGCTGCAGTATGCCGTGTCCAGCGCGGCCGCACGCTCCCGCGCGGCGCGGGACGTGGCGGACAACGACCCGGTGGTGCTCGTGCAGGACGGCCAGGTCCTGGCGGGCCCGATGCGTCGTGCGCGTGTCTCCCGCGCCATCCTCGACCAGCACCTGCGCGCCTCCGGCCTCAACCGGGTCGAGGAGGTGCACCTCGCGGTGCTCGAGTCCGGCGGCTCGATCAGCGTGCTGCGACGCGCGACCGGCTGA
- a CDS encoding AI-2E family transporter, translated as MPNHDLPDEARAVAALRVTPEAPADQPGHRPPTVPGASTRPSGTPEPTTNVGTDRMRVIGDGFTFVTAWALRGIIVAGALWLAWWILDRVWFGVLPILLALIVATLLSPVVALGRRIGLHPTLATVLTLLLSVGLLVGVFAALAPSITSQSREIFEQARGGVDEVRAWISGPPLNLNNAQIDEYLGTAITWLQERSSVAAGAVASGLGVVGSALVTLGLMVVLLFFFLKDGPSFLPWLRRTTGRSTGRHLTEVLTRMWTTLGGFIRTQAIVSAVDAVLIGIGLLILQVPLALTLAVLTFFGGFIPIVGAVVAGGIAVLVALVTQGPTQALIVLAIVIAVQQIEGNVLQPALQGRSMQMHPGIILLAVAGGSTLFGVIGAFLAVPFAATFVVLLRYLSEQVDLRSGDIDVEHVAFATPEGRVAGARTQYLGEVERSERAGSRDDTAPAQPARPGLLSWLFGRH; from the coding sequence ATGCCCAACCACGACCTGCCCGACGAGGCGCGCGCGGTCGCCGCGCTCCGGGTCACCCCCGAAGCGCCCGCGGACCAGCCCGGGCACCGACCTCCGACCGTTCCCGGCGCCTCCACCCGCCCCTCGGGCACGCCCGAGCCGACCACCAACGTCGGCACCGACCGGATGCGGGTCATCGGCGACGGCTTCACCTTCGTCACCGCGTGGGCACTCCGCGGCATCATCGTCGCGGGCGCGCTCTGGCTCGCCTGGTGGATCCTGGACCGTGTCTGGTTCGGCGTCCTCCCGATCCTGCTCGCGCTCATCGTCGCGACCCTGCTCTCCCCCGTGGTCGCCCTCGGCCGACGGATCGGGCTGCACCCCACGCTCGCGACGGTCCTCACGCTGCTGCTGTCCGTGGGTCTGTTGGTGGGCGTCTTCGCCGCCCTCGCCCCGTCGATCACCTCGCAGTCCCGCGAGATCTTCGAGCAGGCCAGAGGCGGGGTCGACGAGGTGCGAGCCTGGATCAGCGGGCCGCCGCTCAACCTCAACAACGCGCAGATCGACGAATACCTGGGCACCGCCATCACCTGGCTGCAGGAGCGCAGCAGCGTGGCCGCCGGTGCAGTCGCCTCCGGTCTGGGCGTCGTCGGCTCCGCCCTGGTGACCCTCGGTCTCATGGTCGTGCTGCTGTTCTTCTTCCTCAAGGACGGGCCGAGCTTCCTGCCCTGGCTGCGACGCACCACCGGCCGCAGCACCGGCCGCCACCTCACCGAGGTGCTCACCCGCATGTGGACGACCCTCGGCGGCTTCATCCGCACCCAGGCGATCGTCAGTGCCGTGGACGCCGTGCTCATCGGCATCGGCCTGCTCATCCTTCAGGTGCCGCTCGCCCTCACCCTGGCCGTGCTCACCTTCTTCGGCGGCTTCATCCCCATCGTGGGCGCGGTCGTCGCGGGCGGCATCGCCGTGCTGGTGGCGCTGGTGACGCAGGGGCCGACCCAGGCGCTGATCGTGCTGGCGATCGTCATCGCGGTGCAGCAGATCGAGGGCAACGTCCTGCAACCGGCCCTCCAGGGCCGCAGCATGCAGATGCACCCCGGCATCATCCTGCTCGCGGTCGCCGGCGGCAGCACCCTCTTCGGAGTCATCGGCGCCTTCCTGGCCGTCCCCTTCGCCGCCACCTTCGTGGTGCTGCTGCGCTACCTCAGCGAGCAGGTCGACCTGCGCAGCGGTGACATCGACGTCGAGCACGTCGCCTTCGCGACGCCGGAGGGGCGCGTCGCCGGGGCGCGGACGCAATACCTCGGCGAGGTCGAGCGGTCCGAGCGCGCCGGCTCGCGCGACGACACGGCACCTGCGCAGCCCGCCCGTCCGGGCCTGCTCTCCTGGCTCTTCGGCCGGCACTGA
- a CDS encoding Lsr2 dimerization domain-containing protein, with the protein MRQWAREHGYAVSDPGRIPREIREAFEAGR; encoded by the coding sequence GTGCGCCAGTGGGCACGCGAGCACGGGTATGCCGTGTCCGACCCCGGGCGCATCCCACGCGAGATCCGCGAGGCATTCGAGGCAGGGCGGTAG
- a CDS encoding restriction endonuclease produces MTIPDYQSLMRPVLELLDEQDTWLFRDVRSTMADRLELTVAEREKRLPSGRQTAFSNRVGWALTYLVQAGLAERPRRGSAQITTTGRSALQELPDRIDTSTLERYPAFRAFRERSRTTTTGDAPAADPANSREAAEATPHELIEGAVRQSRAALEAEVLARALELSPTGFEDLVMALLESMGYGPLGTVQRTSTTGDAGVDGIISQDPLGLDRIYVQAKRYAVDQPVARPRIHEFAGALLGKQGDRGVFITTSRFTSGAEQEAERINARIELIDGVRLASLLVHYGVGVQVQSTFELYRLDEDFLDSIG; encoded by the coding sequence ATGACCATCCCGGACTACCAGTCGCTGATGCGCCCTGTCCTGGAGCTGCTCGATGAGCAAGACACCTGGCTCTTCCGGGACGTCAGGTCGACCATGGCCGACCGGCTCGAGCTCACGGTCGCCGAGCGTGAGAAGCGGCTACCCAGCGGACGGCAGACAGCGTTCAGCAACAGGGTGGGCTGGGCGCTGACCTACCTGGTGCAGGCTGGTCTGGCCGAGCGACCGCGTCGTGGGAGTGCTCAGATAACCACGACGGGCCGGTCGGCTCTGCAGGAGTTGCCGGACCGCATCGACACCTCCACCCTGGAGCGGTACCCAGCCTTCAGGGCCTTTCGGGAACGATCCAGGACTACGACGACCGGCGATGCGCCAGCTGCCGATCCGGCGAACAGCCGTGAAGCTGCAGAGGCAACGCCGCACGAACTCATCGAGGGCGCGGTGCGGCAAAGTCGGGCCGCGCTGGAGGCCGAGGTTCTGGCTCGAGCGCTCGAGCTGTCACCCACAGGCTTCGAGGATCTCGTCATGGCGCTCTTGGAGAGCATGGGCTATGGGCCCCTCGGCACCGTGCAGCGCACCAGTACCACCGGTGATGCAGGGGTAGACGGCATCATCAGCCAGGACCCACTCGGTCTTGATCGAATCTATGTACAGGCGAAGCGGTACGCCGTCGACCAGCCGGTGGCCAGGCCTCGCATCCATGAGTTTGCGGGCGCGCTGCTCGGCAAGCAGGGTGATCGTGGGGTCTTCATCACGACATCGAGGTTCACCTCGGGTGCAGAGCAGGAAGCCGAGCGGATCAACGCGCGGATCGAGTTGATCGACGGGGTGCGGCTCGCCAGCCTGCTCGTTCACTACGGGGTAGGCGTACAGGTTCAGAGCACCTTCGAGCTGTATCGGCTGGACGAAGACTTCTTGGACTCGATCGGGTGA
- a CDS encoding DUF429 domain-containing protein, which translates to MRTASCLGIDLAWNDRARTGLAAVDDEGRLVGSATCRSDEEIDDWLRAYPNPEVVAIDAPLIVHNPTGQRPCERMITSAFGRFDAGCHASNTSKAYMDPPRAARLAQRHGWTTDPSTIGRGVCLEVYPHPAIVGLFGLGRILPYKGKRGRTVTDRVAAMVELLDRMEGLSGLDVSDSERWREIRYAVEHATRPMHLEHVEDEIDAIFCAHLAWLWRRSPGALEVYGDVRSGYIVAPPPPSHPATPRARITGP; encoded by the coding sequence GTGAGGACAGCGTCGTGTCTCGGCATCGATCTCGCCTGGAACGACCGGGCTCGCACCGGCCTCGCCGCGGTCGACGACGAGGGACGGCTCGTCGGCTCGGCGACCTGCCGCTCGGACGAGGAGATCGACGACTGGCTGCGGGCATACCCGAACCCTGAGGTGGTCGCGATCGACGCACCGCTGATCGTGCACAACCCGACCGGGCAGCGACCCTGCGAGCGCATGATCACCTCGGCGTTCGGGCGCTTCGACGCAGGCTGCCACGCGAGCAACACGAGCAAGGCCTACATGGATCCGCCGCGGGCGGCCCGGCTCGCGCAGCGCCATGGATGGACCACCGACCCCTCCACCATCGGCCGCGGCGTCTGCCTGGAGGTCTACCCGCACCCGGCGATAGTGGGACTGTTCGGCCTCGGGCGCATCCTGCCCTACAAGGGCAAGCGCGGCCGCACCGTCACGGACCGCGTCGCCGCCATGGTCGAGCTGCTCGACCGGATGGAAGGCCTGTCCGGTCTCGACGTGAGCGACAGCGAGCGCTGGCGGGAGATCCGGTATGCCGTCGAGCACGCCACCCGCCCCATGCACCTGGAGCACGTCGAGGACGAGATCGACGCGATCTTCTGCGCCCACCTCGCCTGGTTGTGGCGGCGCTCCCCCGGTGCGCTGGAGGTCTACGGGGATGTCCGCTCCGGCTACATCGTCGCCCCCCCGCCGCCGAGCCACCCGGCGACGCCTCGGGCCCGAATCACAGGGCCGTGA
- a CDS encoding SHOCT domain-containing protein, with protein sequence MSEHLPLPGEGTAYRDKKVSKRTLRAARRSLALALQPGEQVQGLFVSWRIRRSISLLVVTDRRLLTLGDPSAGLPVVDDVPRSVVTELQVERVKTFSMGRVTAVTEEGPVGLGTLDYGPETFNGLDEAWARASGRLPVIPTLGRPGAEPPREDEPVPPEGGWHPLVAELESLARLHRSGALTDGEFAAAKARLLGR encoded by the coding sequence GTGAGCGAGCACCTGCCGCTGCCGGGCGAGGGCACGGCATACCGCGACAAGAAGGTCAGCAAGCGCACCCTGCGCGCGGCGCGCCGCTCCCTCGCGCTCGCGCTGCAGCCGGGCGAGCAGGTGCAGGGACTCTTCGTGAGCTGGCGGATCCGCCGCAGCATCAGCCTGCTCGTCGTCACCGACCGGCGGCTGCTGACCCTGGGTGACCCGAGCGCCGGGCTCCCGGTCGTCGACGACGTGCCGCGCAGCGTCGTCACCGAGCTGCAGGTCGAGCGGGTCAAGACCTTCAGCATGGGTCGCGTCACCGCGGTGACGGAGGAGGGGCCGGTCGGTCTCGGCACCCTCGACTATGGCCCGGAGACGTTCAACGGTCTCGACGAGGCGTGGGCGCGGGCATCAGGGCGGCTGCCGGTCATCCCCACGCTGGGTCGGCCAGGGGCTGAGCCGCCGCGCGAGGACGAACCCGTGCCGCCCGAGGGTGGCTGGCACCCGCTGGTCGCCGAGCTCGAGTCGCTGGCGCGCCTGCACCGCAGCGGAGCACTCACGGACGGCGAGTTCGCCGCGGCGAAGGCACGGTTGCTGGGGCGCTGA
- a CDS encoding DUF222 domain-containing protein: MKSGWGSEAAGGRAGGVSAVLAGLADSLERSVAALGSPALLQESELGDVLGVLDGVAVRTHALLVAVAREGLARGLHQEAGFSEVDWVRLVCPGLASRTAIEIAMVARAAQQRVHVPLVDAVQDGGVPVHRAAQVLRALTRIRPALGEGEYAEATELLTVAAAREEFDERDLGRITAKLVATCLSEKEQVARAQARHEMRDVYESSLADGSLRRFVLTVGSDADYEAIRAVLMSPLAAPAPRPDATTDAITESSTDAGEAGRLIPDGGAAEAVHATTGGGPTVAGLDLRTAGQRRYDAFMTVFRRGVAGTQGQPTTPKAQVMVTIGLQELRGALGGTGRTVHEGTVPAHEVRQLACEADLIPAVLGEAGQILDLGRAKRLVTPGQRRALAHRDGGCTFPGCHVPATWCDAHHVVHWARGGRSDLGNYALLCPRHHTWVHQHDAGADVDETGVRWRLR; the protein is encoded by the coding sequence ATGAAGTCAGGGTGGGGGAGCGAGGCGGCCGGTGGTCGTGCCGGGGGAGTGTCGGCGGTGCTGGCTGGTCTGGCTGATTCGCTCGAGCGGTCGGTGGCGGCGCTCGGGTCGCCGGCTCTGCTGCAGGAGAGTGAGCTGGGGGATGTGTTGGGCGTGCTCGACGGGGTGGCGGTCCGGACCCACGCGTTGCTGGTGGCGGTGGCGCGCGAGGGGTTGGCGCGAGGGTTGCACCAGGAGGCCGGTTTCTCCGAGGTGGACTGGGTCCGGTTGGTATGCCCGGGGCTCGCCTCGCGGACCGCGATCGAGATCGCGATGGTCGCCCGTGCCGCGCAGCAGCGGGTGCATGTCCCGTTGGTGGACGCGGTCCAGGACGGGGGTGTGCCGGTGCACCGCGCCGCCCAGGTCCTGCGGGCACTCACGAGGATCCGGCCCGCGCTCGGGGAGGGCGAGTATGCGGAGGCGACCGAGCTGTTGACCGTGGCCGCGGCGCGTGAGGAGTTCGACGAGCGGGACCTGGGCAGGATCACCGCCAAGCTCGTGGCGACCTGCCTGTCCGAGAAGGAGCAGGTGGCGCGCGCCCAGGCGCGCCACGAGATGCGTGACGTGTACGAGTCGTCCCTCGCGGACGGCTCGTTGCGGCGTTTCGTGCTGACTGTGGGCAGCGATGCCGACTACGAGGCGATCCGGGCGGTGCTGATGTCGCCGCTGGCTGCACCGGCGCCTCGCCCCGATGCGACCACGGACGCGATCACAGAGTCGAGCACGGATGCTGGGGAAGCTGGTCGTCTGATCCCTGACGGTGGGGCTGCCGAGGCCGTCCACGCCACCACTGGCGGCGGACCCACGGTGGCCGGGCTGGACCTGCGCACCGCGGGTCAACGGCGCTACGACGCGTTCATGACGGTCTTCCGCCGTGGCGTGGCGGGCACGCAGGGTCAGCCCACCACCCCGAAGGCGCAGGTCATGGTGACCATCGGGCTGCAGGAGCTGCGCGGTGCCCTGGGTGGGACCGGGCGCACGGTGCACGAGGGCACGGTGCCGGCCCACGAGGTGCGTCAGCTGGCGTGCGAGGCCGACCTCATTCCCGCCGTGCTGGGCGAGGCGGGGCAGATCCTCGACCTCGGTCGCGCCAAGAGGCTGGTCACCCCTGGTCAGCGACGGGCGCTGGCGCACCGGGACGGCGGCTGCACCTTCCCCGGGTGTCACGTGCCCGCGACCTGGTGCGATGCGCACCATGTCGTGCACTGGGCCCGCGGTGGCCGCTCGGACCTGGGCAATTACGCGTTGCTCTGTCCGCGGCACCACACGTGGGTGCACCAGCACGACGCGGGTGCCGACGTCGACGAGACCGGTGTGCGGTGGCGGCTGCGATGA
- a CDS encoding DUF2399 domain-containing protein translates to MHLTEWELRRTGTLVPEPGILVLVCENPRVLEAVAQDGIPGWAVVCTSGEPNLVVDRLLVDLAAAGVELRYHGDLDWPGVAIANRAMMRYGARPWLMSAQDYLAGVSRSISGPALSGGEVEPGWDPDLGAAMRSHGRGVHEEAVLDTLLQAVRDDSP, encoded by the coding sequence GTGCACCTGACCGAGTGGGAGCTGCGCAGAACGGGCACGCTGGTCCCGGAGCCGGGCATCCTCGTGCTGGTGTGCGAGAACCCGCGCGTCCTGGAGGCGGTCGCGCAGGACGGCATACCCGGGTGGGCGGTCGTGTGCACCTCCGGTGAGCCCAATCTCGTGGTCGACCGGCTGCTCGTGGACCTGGCGGCGGCCGGGGTGGAGCTGCGGTATCACGGCGACCTCGACTGGCCGGGCGTGGCCATCGCCAACCGGGCGATGATGAGATATGGCGCACGCCCATGGTTGATGTCAGCGCAGGACTACCTTGCCGGAGTGTCGCGGTCCATCTCGGGTCCGGCTCTGAGCGGAGGTGAGGTAGAGCCAGGCTGGGACCCCGACCTGGGCGCGGCGATGCGGAGTCATGGGCGCGGCGTACACGAGGAAGCCGTCCTCGACACCCTGCTGCAGGCTGTGCGCGACGACAGTCCGTGA